From the Chitinivibrio alkaliphilus ACht1 genome, one window contains:
- a CDS encoding NAD(P)H-dependent glycerol-3-phosphate dehydrogenase: MNVGILGAGSWAIALASLIGSRGHAVSLWEYNRDEAEMIRQKREHPVKLPGVFLDPSIEITSRVEDLFEPVPDIIIIAVPTQFVRAALAAVWKGVPRETLEMVGGWLIVSKGIENSSNALLTDVLKDTIPVCTDDTIAVLSGPSHAEEVGRGVPTTVVAASQNEGFAETIQEYFSTRFFRIYTNTDIVGVELAGSVKNVIALAAGICDGLSFGDNTKGALLTRGMVEMARLGQALGASEHTFSGLAGFGDLITTCFSQHSRNRRMGELLASGKSLAQALEEMTMVAEGVTTVTSLHELSKKHGVDMPITEKIYEVLYSGVSPEQAVMDLMCRTHKPERY, from the coding sequence ATGAACGTCGGAATTCTTGGTGCGGGAAGTTGGGCCATTGCCCTTGCGTCACTCATAGGAAGTCGTGGTCATGCGGTCTCTCTTTGGGAGTATAATCGCGACGAAGCAGAAATGATTCGGCAGAAACGAGAGCACCCTGTGAAACTTCCGGGGGTCTTTCTTGATCCGTCCATAGAGATTACTTCACGCGTAGAGGATCTCTTTGAACCAGTTCCCGATATTATTATCATTGCAGTACCGACACAATTTGTTCGGGCCGCTCTTGCTGCTGTATGGAAGGGGGTTCCACGAGAGACCCTTGAAATGGTCGGTGGTTGGCTTATTGTTTCGAAGGGGATTGAAAATAGCAGTAACGCCCTTCTTACGGATGTACTGAAAGATACGATTCCTGTCTGTACTGATGACACCATTGCGGTCCTTTCCGGTCCGTCTCATGCAGAAGAGGTGGGGCGTGGGGTTCCTACCACAGTCGTTGCCGCTTCGCAAAATGAAGGCTTTGCAGAAACAATTCAAGAGTATTTCTCAACCCGCTTTTTTCGTATTTATACAAATACCGATATTGTTGGCGTGGAACTTGCCGGAAGTGTTAAAAATGTCATTGCCCTTGCAGCTGGTATTTGTGATGGTCTTTCCTTTGGAGATAATACCAAGGGGGCTCTTTTGACACGGGGTATGGTTGAAATGGCACGGTTAGGACAAGCCCTCGGGGCGAGTGAACATACTTTTAGCGGCCTTGCCGGCTTTGGCGATCTTATTACAACCTGTTTTTCTCAACATAGTCGTAATCGGCGAATGGGAGAACTGCTTGCCTCCGGTAAAAGTTTAGCCCAAGCCCTTGAAGAAATGACCATGGTGGCGGAGGGGGTAACAACGGTAACGTCGCTACATGAGTTATCGAAAAAGCATGGTGTTGATATGCCCATAACAGAAAAAATCTACGAAGTGCTGTATTCAGGGGTTTCTCCCGAACAGGCGGTCATGGATCTCATGTGTCGAACCCACAAGCCAGAACGGTACTGA
- a CDS encoding PAS domain-containing protein codes for MLHPEDYPRAMDAMEKYLRGDASLYRIDYRIRDVYGEYHWYMDRGVWQTRDAAGRISSMLGVVIDLGSYIANDAFIPAIRKLVHAAVQGTDTPRLCVQCGSLHTSSGQWALVEEEVLEQFPQVVVSHTICPSCIRKLYPELADHV; via the coding sequence TTGCTTCATCCGGAGGATTATCCCCGTGCCATGGATGCCATGGAAAAGTATCTTCGGGGTGACGCTTCTCTCTACCGTATTGATTATCGCATTCGTGATGTGTATGGAGAGTACCATTGGTATATGGACCGCGGGGTATGGCAAACGCGTGATGCTGCAGGGAGAATATCCTCAATGCTCGGAGTTGTTATTGACCTTGGGTCATATATTGCCAATGATGCATTTATTCCAGCTATTCGAAAGCTGGTACATGCGGCTGTCCAAGGAACAGATACACCCCGACTCTGTGTACAGTGCGGAAGTCTTCATACATCTTCGGGGCAATGGGCTCTGGTTGAAGAGGAGGTCTTGGAACAATTTCCTCAAGTTGTTGTATCCCATACCATTTGTCCTTCATGTATCCGAAAGCTGTATCCTGAGTTAGCTGATCACGTATAA
- a CDS encoding FAD-dependent oxidoreductase yields the protein MGKKIVVVGGVAGGASFAARMRRLDETAEIILFEKGEYISFANCGLPYHIGETIPERDALIVQTPESFSARFGVDIRTGSTVLGVNPEKKEIQISRPDGEYTESYEYLLLSPGASPIRPPLPGIDLDGIHTLRTIPDMDAIKAQVDEQNVQNAVVIGGGFIGLETAENLRHRGVSVSLVELRDQVFVPADQELAHVLHEHLRLHGIKLFLEDGAQEFREDGDALSVVLQSGTTLQADMVILAIGVKPDTAFLEDSGIERSKTGAVVVTKTMQTNYDNIFAVGDAVEVREFISKKAVSIPLAGPANRQGRIAADCIAGIKSTYKDTQGTSVCKIFDLTAAVTGVNEKNARAWGIPFTKIYTHSANHASYYPGAYQMSVKTLFDPATGKIIGAQIVGKEGVDKRIDVFSVAIRHGLTVDDLAELELAYAPPYGSAKDPVNMAGFVAQNYRAGLSDLMYAEEVHHAVNQGSILLDVRTLEEYELGSIDGALHVPLDELRTRRHELDSTRPIIVFCQVGLRGHVASRILSQAGFSVKNLSGGYKTYQWYYGMGVDAAYEEPFSQGSCSAPDHDPQEKKPDVSIDAGGIQCPGPVMKLRDALASLSPGQIVEIRATESGFVKDLPAWCSRTGHRLVSLTNEAGAFLARVEKGDGGGATLPMLVGIKNHGYFSNDFDRLMASFIIANGAVSMGSEVTLFFTFWGLTLLRKDSKEKIEKKGMEKMFSAMMPRGAKKMRLSKMNMGGIGTALMRREMTKKQVFSLEQLIEQARENGVKMVACAMSMDIMGIKKEELIEGIEFGGVASYLKEADESSYNLFI from the coding sequence ATGGGCAAGAAAATAGTTGTTGTGGGTGGTGTTGCTGGTGGTGCAAGTTTTGCAGCGAGAATGCGACGTTTAGATGAAACCGCTGAGATCATTCTCTTTGAGAAGGGAGAGTATATCTCCTTTGCCAATTGTGGATTACCCTATCATATCGGTGAGACTATTCCTGAGCGGGATGCTTTGATTGTACAAACTCCAGAGAGCTTTTCCGCACGATTTGGTGTTGATATTCGGACAGGAAGCACGGTTCTTGGAGTAAATCCTGAGAAAAAAGAGATTCAGATTTCCAGACCAGACGGAGAGTATACTGAAAGTTATGAATACCTTCTCCTTTCGCCGGGGGCATCGCCGATACGACCTCCCTTGCCCGGCATAGATCTTGATGGGATTCACACCCTACGAACAATTCCTGATATGGATGCTATTAAGGCGCAGGTTGATGAGCAGAACGTGCAGAATGCTGTTGTGATTGGTGGGGGCTTCATTGGGCTTGAAACGGCTGAAAATCTGCGCCATCGCGGTGTATCCGTATCCCTAGTAGAATTGCGTGATCAGGTGTTTGTTCCTGCAGACCAAGAGCTTGCCCACGTACTCCATGAACACCTTCGTCTTCATGGTATTAAGCTCTTTTTAGAAGATGGTGCGCAGGAGTTCCGTGAAGATGGAGATGCCCTTTCAGTAGTATTGCAAAGTGGTACAACCCTACAGGCAGACATGGTTATTCTTGCCATAGGGGTAAAACCTGATACGGCGTTTCTGGAAGATTCTGGGATAGAGCGCTCGAAAACCGGTGCGGTGGTGGTTACGAAAACAATGCAGACAAATTATGATAATATCTTTGCTGTGGGAGATGCCGTAGAAGTACGTGAGTTTATTTCTAAGAAGGCTGTGTCAATCCCCTTGGCCGGCCCTGCAAATAGACAGGGGCGCATTGCTGCTGACTGTATCGCCGGGATAAAGAGCACGTATAAAGATACACAGGGAACATCGGTGTGTAAGATATTTGATTTGACCGCTGCCGTAACCGGAGTAAATGAGAAAAATGCTCGTGCGTGGGGTATTCCATTTACAAAAATATATACACATTCTGCGAACCATGCTTCGTATTATCCGGGAGCATATCAAATGTCTGTGAAAACTCTTTTTGATCCTGCAACGGGGAAAATTATTGGAGCCCAAATTGTGGGTAAAGAAGGGGTTGATAAGCGTATCGATGTATTTTCCGTGGCTATTCGGCATGGCTTAACAGTGGATGATCTTGCAGAGTTGGAACTTGCCTATGCTCCTCCCTACGGAAGTGCTAAAGATCCCGTAAATATGGCTGGGTTTGTTGCACAAAATTATCGTGCTGGCCTGAGTGATCTTATGTATGCAGAAGAGGTTCACCATGCGGTGAATCAGGGGAGTATTCTCCTCGATGTGCGGACTTTGGAAGAATATGAGTTGGGGAGTATTGACGGAGCTTTGCATGTTCCCTTGGATGAGCTGAGAACTCGCCGCCACGAGCTGGATAGCACTCGACCAATTATCGTCTTTTGTCAGGTGGGCCTGCGAGGTCATGTTGCCTCTCGCATTCTTTCTCAAGCGGGGTTTTCCGTAAAAAATCTTTCCGGTGGATACAAAACCTACCAATGGTATTATGGTATGGGGGTAGATGCTGCATATGAAGAACCTTTCTCTCAGGGCAGTTGTTCTGCGCCGGACCATGATCCTCAAGAGAAAAAGCCTGACGTATCTATTGATGCTGGGGGAATACAGTGCCCCGGGCCGGTTATGAAGCTACGTGATGCCTTAGCATCTCTTTCTCCGGGACAAATTGTGGAGATACGGGCAACGGAGTCTGGGTTTGTCAAAGATCTTCCTGCATGGTGTTCGCGTACGGGACATCGGCTTGTTTCTCTTACCAATGAAGCGGGGGCCTTTCTTGCCCGCGTTGAGAAAGGGGATGGGGGGGGAGCCACTCTGCCCATGTTGGTGGGAATAAAAAACCATGGTTATTTTTCCAATGATTTTGATCGACTCATGGCCTCATTTATTATTGCAAATGGAGCCGTATCTATGGGAAGCGAGGTGACTCTCTTTTTTACCTTTTGGGGGCTGACGTTGTTGCGAAAAGATTCAAAGGAGAAAATAGAGAAAAAGGGTATGGAGAAAATGTTTTCTGCCATGATGCCTCGGGGGGCAAAAAAAATGCGCCTTTCAAAAATGAATATGGGCGGAATTGGTACGGCACTTATGCGCCGGGAGATGACAAAAAAGCAGGTTTTCTCCTTGGAGCAGCTTATAGAGCAGGCACGTGAAAACGGCGTCAAAATGGTTGCTTGCGCCATGTCAATGGATATTATGGGGATAAAAAAAGAAGAACTTATTGAGGGGATTGAGTTTGGCGGTGTTGCCTCATATCTGAAGGAAGCTGATGAATCATCGTATAATCTTTTTATCTAA
- a CDS encoding 8-oxo-dGTP diphosphatase → MKQTITNCAHISWETYPFVDEAVLVFMQRSGGDLLLIEKKRGLGAGKYNAPGGRIEAGESPEEAAVRECQEEVFLTPTHLRYVASLQFIFQDGYSIKAFVYFTNTFSGSPQESDEATPFWCPLKKIPYENMWEDDKYWLPLMLEGRFVEGKFIFSDDTMVSLSITASPDFPPTAPQ, encoded by the coding sequence ATGAAACAGACCATAACTAATTGTGCGCACATATCTTGGGAAACCTACCCCTTTGTTGATGAAGCAGTGCTAGTGTTCATGCAACGTTCTGGGGGAGATCTTTTGCTTATAGAAAAAAAACGAGGTCTTGGAGCAGGCAAATACAACGCTCCGGGCGGAAGAATTGAAGCAGGAGAAAGTCCAGAAGAAGCAGCTGTACGAGAGTGTCAGGAAGAGGTCTTTCTGACGCCCACACACCTTCGCTATGTTGCGTCGCTACAATTTATTTTTCAGGATGGCTATTCCATAAAAGCCTTTGTTTATTTCACCAATACCTTCTCCGGTTCCCCTCAAGAAAGTGACGAGGCAACCCCCTTTTGGTGTCCCCTCAAAAAGATCCCCTATGAAAACATGTGGGAAGATGATAAATACTGGCTTCCACTCATGCTCGAAGGACGCTTTGTGGAGGGGAAATTTATTTTTTCTGACGACACCATGGTTAGTCTCTCCATAACCGCCTCTCCTGACTTTCCTCCTACAGCTCCTCAATAG